A single Rhinoderma darwinii isolate aRhiDar2 unplaced genomic scaffold, aRhiDar2.hap1 Scaffold_708, whole genome shotgun sequence DNA region contains:
- the LOC142729183 gene encoding uncharacterized protein LOC142729183, which yields MSYRELLQLAIDESSRINQGIADGRLRSGHRRRQSVEQDEDHDNVPDRRRRRGQVPPRRRLQQEGADRSRSPLRPEPIEQSETTSGRRINSETELRIPGESQPGSTPSTTQERSERLEEPTQDPSTSEPLPNLQPSREGSRSPQQTSNRLVEPTPSTSQLLTNQQSTTETTDSRPVQRRQRRRGRRGRQIDRLPSRTFTENEDIQSCTICLEDYEIGEQVTVLPCSHIFHLPCIAHWIPTNPRCPLCRQPMGSLDLNLKQQPLSGPQSVTGQRRVKLDVDCDLDSTVQDGYRMAAGSRSLEDIYRQQESAFGLRPFITYPSTTEERDLQRLIYCTKFLPSPIFKMERLMPTNREAQRKYLPWPWDEEEPKPTSSHLCEDLKEEEVKKEEGEAEEREEEQVQEDHEEEDHEEEDKEEEDNEVEDMEEEDKEEEDNEVEDMEVDEKSDNEDEEEENVVEEKDEDEEKEEEEEEKTVKDAMRRIQCRTGRRKKIRQHSFLHDMMKNIRGKRNIIWTILLRPMRR from the exons atgagttaccgagaactcttgcagcttgcaatagacgaaagttcccggataaatcaag gcattgctgatggaagattaagatctggacatagaagacgtcagagtgtggagcaggatgaagaccatgacaatgtccccgacaggagacgaagacgtggtcaagttcctccgcgccgtaggttgcagcaagaaggagcggacagaagccggtccccattacgacctgagccaatagaacagtctgaaacgacaagtggccgtcgtattaatagtgagaccgagctcagaattcctggagaatcccagcctgggtctactccatcaactactcaggagagatccgaaaggctggaggaaccaacacaagaccccagcaccagtgagccgctaccaaacctgcagccatccagagaaggaagcagatctcctcagcaaacatctaacaggctggtggagccaacaccaagcaccagtcagctgcttaccaaccaacagtcgacaacagagaccacagacagcagacctgtgcagagaagacaacgtcggcgaggcaggagaggcaggcagattgatagactcccatctcgaacctttactgaaaacgaagacatccagtcctgcactatatgcctagaggactatgagattggagagcaagtcaccgttctgccatgttctcacatattccatctgccttgtattgcacattggatcccgacaaatccacgctgtcccttgtgccgc CAGCCAATGGGATCGCTGGATTTGAATTTGAAACAACAACCGCTCAGTGGTCCTCAGTCTGTTACAGGACAACGACGAGTGAAGTTGGACGTCG attgtgatttggattctacagttcaggacgggtacaggatggcagcgggcagcagatctctggag gacatctatcggcagcaggaatccgcttttggacttagacccttcataa cttaccccagcaccacggaggagagagatctacagcgcctgatctactgcacgaaattcttaccatccccaatcttcaagatggag cgcctcatgccaacgaaccgcgaagctcaacggaaatatctgccatggccgtgggatgaagaagagccgaaacctacatcaagccatctgtgtgaggatctgaaggaagaggaggtcaagaaggaggaaggagaggcagaagagcgcgaggaggaacaagtgcaagaagaccatgaggaggaagaccacgaggaggaagacaaggaggaggaagacaatgaagtggaagacatggaggaggaagacaaggaagaggaagacaatgaagtggaagacatggaggttgatgagaaatcagacaacgaggatgaagaagaagagaatgtggttgaagagaaagatgaggatgaagagaaagaggaggaggaggaagagaaaacggttaaagatgcgatgagaagaattcagtgtcggacaggaagaagaaagaaaatccgccagcattccttcctccatgatatgatgaagaacatcagagggaagaggaacatcatctggaccatcctcctcagacctatgagaagatga